One Pseudomonas sp. HOU2 genomic window carries:
- a CDS encoding M10 family metallopeptidase C-terminal domain-containing protein codes for MPTPSSFSPSLPSSLTGVAVVDSLLSGTYWLGSNWTPGGPTNLSYSFMAPNTSYFVTNYSPDNEYNALYALTVGQQNAAIAALGAWSAVANINFTLTSDNLTNVGDLRFGAYRLMDDKTAAWAYFPANSPVAGDVWIGPQTNDPNPSKGTYDYLTFVHEIGHALGLKHPFDTSNTNKTLLDPKLDDVHLTVMSYNSNYSYQPTTPMVLDILAIQSLYGANTAWQTGDNVYKWAPDQSIFETIWDAGGNDTIDASNQLDSVSINLNEGAYSSIGKAFVDFTSQTAINDGLAIAYGAKIENAIGSNFNDVLIGNALNNVLNGAGGIDTMAGGAGNDTYILDNAAELALIYEDTDPGRDLLTITYAAGPLTNVVDLNQANLVNVESVRITGAGAFALQGNALDNKLFGNTGNDWLDGGAGADTLTGGAGDDTYVVDNYGDVVVELAGEGRDKVMTTLTYGLGANIEDGQLMGNAALNLSGNELDNVLIGNAGNNILNGGAGVDTMIGGAGNDTYNLDQAAELALVQEGNDPGRDLLLINYAAGPSTNVVDLNQANLINVESVRINGEGAFSLLGNALDNKLFGNAGNDWIDGGGGVDTLTGGAGDDTYVVDNYGDIVVELAGEGRDKVMASINYTLGANIEDGQLLGDAALNLTGNDLDNVLIGNTGNNILNGGAGVDTMIGGAGNDTYNLDQAAELALVQEDNDPGRDLLNIYYDAMQNNVVDLNQSNLVNFESVRINSSGAFTLLGNALDNKLFGNAQANYLDGGAGSDTLTGGAGDDTYVVDNIADVVVELAGEGYDKVKSSISYTLGANLEEGQLLGSAAINLTGNELNNVLTGNDGNNTLIGGAGNDTLNGGAGIDTMIGGSGNDTYILDQAEELALIQEADETGRDLLDIQYNAAQNAVVNLSQSNLQYVESVRLTGAGAFTVTGNALDNKLFGNADANVLDGGAGVDTLTGGAGDDIYVIDNIGDTIVELADEGRDQVKSWISYTLGANLEDAQLLGSAALNLTGNALDNVLIGNDGDNILNGGAGIDTMIGGAGNDSYFLDDSSELSRIQENVDGGRDLLTIEYSTDRNSSVINLNVSNLQNVESVRVLGAGAFWVMGNALDNKLFGNAYDNTLDGGAGNDVLDGGAGADRMSGGTGDDIYIVDNVNDTIQETPWDGHDLIKTSVSYTLSYSVEDGLLLGSEALNLTGNDLDNVLTGNSGNNVLDGGTGIDTMIGGAGNDTYILDQAAELALIQEGNDPGRDLLSIQYNAKQNSVVDLNLSNLLNVESVRINGTGGFSVLGNGQDNKLFGNADANYLSGGAGNDQLDGGAGNDILLGGGGKDTLIGGAGSDQFVFSNLNEVGTGSLSDVINDFNSLQGDKIDLRMFDANLLQDGINAFSFIGAADFTGAGQLRFVDHVLSGNVSGNAGADFEIQLVGVNSFSANDLVA; via the coding sequence ATGCCAACGCCCAGTTCTTTCTCTCCATCCCTCCCGTCTTCACTGACCGGCGTCGCTGTCGTCGACAGTCTCCTGTCCGGCACTTACTGGTTAGGTTCGAACTGGACCCCGGGTGGACCGACCAATCTGAGCTATAGCTTCATGGCGCCGAATACCTCGTACTTCGTCACCAACTACAGCCCTGATAACGAATACAACGCACTGTATGCCCTGACTGTGGGCCAACAAAATGCCGCGATCGCTGCGCTGGGTGCGTGGAGCGCGGTCGCCAACATCAACTTCACGCTGACCAGCGACAACCTCACAAACGTGGGTGACTTGCGCTTCGGCGCCTATCGGTTGATGGATGACAAGACCGCCGCCTGGGCCTATTTCCCTGCCAACAGTCCGGTAGCCGGCGACGTGTGGATCGGTCCGCAGACCAATGATCCCAATCCATCCAAAGGCACTTACGACTACCTGACATTCGTGCATGAAATTGGTCATGCGCTGGGTCTCAAACACCCATTCGATACCAGCAACACAAACAAGACCCTGCTCGACCCGAAACTGGACGATGTCCATCTCACGGTCATGAGCTACAACAGCAACTATTCCTATCAGCCAACGACACCTATGGTGCTCGACATCTTGGCGATCCAGAGCCTTTATGGTGCCAATACTGCCTGGCAGACCGGCGACAACGTCTACAAGTGGGCGCCGGATCAGTCAATTTTCGAAACGATCTGGGATGCCGGCGGAAACGACACGATCGATGCCAGCAACCAGCTCGACTCCGTCAGCATCAATCTCAACGAAGGCGCTTACAGCAGCATCGGCAAAGCCTTCGTCGATTTCACGTCCCAAACCGCGATCAACGATGGGCTGGCCATCGCTTATGGCGCCAAGATAGAAAATGCCATCGGTTCGAACTTCAATGATGTGCTGATCGGCAATGCCCTGAATAACGTACTCAACGGCGCCGGCGGCATTGACACCATGGCCGGTGGTGCAGGCAACGACACGTACATCCTCGACAATGCCGCGGAGCTGGCGTTGATCTACGAGGATACCGATCCGGGTCGCGACCTGCTGACAATTACCTACGCTGCCGGGCCCCTTACCAACGTCGTCGATCTGAACCAGGCAAACCTGGTCAACGTAGAAAGCGTTCGGATCACTGGCGCCGGCGCCTTCGCCCTGCAGGGCAACGCACTGGACAACAAGCTGTTCGGCAATACCGGCAATGACTGGCTTGACGGTGGCGCCGGTGCCGACACTCTTACCGGCGGTGCTGGTGACGACACATACGTGGTCGATAACTATGGCGATGTCGTCGTCGAACTCGCCGGCGAAGGCCGCGACAAGGTCATGACCACGCTCACCTATGGTCTGGGCGCCAATATCGAAGACGGCCAATTGATGGGCAACGCTGCCCTCAACCTGAGCGGCAACGAACTCGACAACGTGCTGATCGGCAACGCCGGCAATAACATCCTCAATGGTGGCGCCGGTGTCGACACCATGATCGGCGGCGCCGGCAATGACACTTACAACCTGGATCAGGCGGCTGAGCTCGCTCTCGTGCAAGAAGGTAATGATCCGGGCCGCGATCTGCTGCTGATCAACTACGCCGCTGGCCCTTCGACCAACGTCGTCGATCTGAATCAGGCAAACCTGATCAACGTGGAAAGCGTGAGGATCAACGGTGAGGGTGCGTTCTCCCTGCTGGGCAACGCTCTCGACAACAAACTGTTCGGCAATGCCGGCAATGACTGGATCGACGGAGGTGGCGGCGTCGACACCCTCACTGGCGGTGCCGGCGATGACACCTATGTGGTGGACAACTACGGCGACATCGTTGTCGAACTTGCTGGTGAAGGTCGCGACAAAGTCATGGCCTCGATCAACTACACTCTGGGCGCCAACATTGAAGACGGGCAACTGCTGGGTGATGCCGCACTCAACCTGACCGGTAATGATCTCGATAACGTGCTGATCGGCAACACCGGCAATAACATTCTCAATGGCGGAGCCGGCGTCGACACCATGATCGGTGGCGCTGGTAACGACACCTACAACCTGGATCAGGCTGCCGAGCTGGCGCTCGTGCAAGAAGACAACGATCCGGGCCGCGATCTGTTGAATATCTACTACGACGCCATGCAAAACAACGTGGTCGATCTGAACCAGAGCAATCTGGTGAATTTTGAAAGCGTTCGCATCAATAGCTCGGGCGCCTTTACCCTGTTGGGCAACGCACTGGACAACAAATTGTTCGGCAATGCCCAGGCCAACTATCTGGATGGCGGTGCCGGGAGCGACACCCTCACTGGTGGCGCAGGCGATGACACTTACGTGGTCGACAACATCGCAGATGTCGTCGTCGAGCTGGCGGGCGAAGGCTATGACAAGGTCAAATCCTCAATCAGCTACACGCTGGGTGCCAACCTCGAGGAAGGTCAACTGCTGGGCAGCGCCGCAATCAACTTGACCGGCAACGAGCTGAACAACGTGCTGACCGGTAACGACGGCAACAACACCCTCATCGGTGGTGCAGGCAATGACACGCTCAATGGCGGAGCCGGCATCGACACCATGATCGGTGGCAGCGGCAATGACACCTATATCCTCGATCAAGCGGAAGAACTGGCACTGATCCAGGAAGCGGACGAGACCGGTCGGGATCTGCTGGACATCCAGTACAACGCGGCCCAGAACGCCGTGGTCAATCTCTCCCAGAGCAACCTGCAATACGTCGAGAGCGTGCGCCTTACCGGTGCGGGCGCGTTTACCGTGACCGGCAATGCCCTGGACAACAAACTGTTCGGCAACGCCGATGCCAACGTTCTGGACGGCGGCGCAGGCGTCGACACCCTGACGGGGGGCGCCGGTGATGACATCTACGTGATCGACAACATCGGTGACACCATCGTCGAGCTGGCGGACGAAGGTCGAGACCAGGTCAAATCATGGATCAGCTACACCTTGGGGGCCAACCTCGAAGACGCGCAACTGCTCGGCAGTGCAGCGCTCAACCTGACGGGCAACGCACTGGATAACGTGCTGATCGGCAACGATGGCGACAACATTCTCAATGGTGGGGCCGGCATCGACACCATGATCGGTGGTGCGGGCAATGACTCCTACTTCCTTGATGATTCCTCGGAGCTGTCGCGAATCCAGGAAAATGTCGATGGCGGGCGAGACCTGCTGACAATCGAATATTCGACTGACAGAAACAGCAGCGTGATCAACCTCAACGTGTCCAATCTGCAAAATGTGGAAAGTGTGCGGGTCTTGGGTGCCGGAGCATTCTGGGTGATGGGTAACGCCCTGGACAACAAACTGTTCGGCAATGCCTACGACAACACCCTGGACGGCGGGGCCGGCAACGATGTGCTGGACGGCGGTGCCGGTGCCGACAGAATGAGCGGTGGCACTGGCGATGACATTTACATTGTCGACAACGTCAACGACACCATTCAGGAAACCCCGTGGGATGGTCACGATCTGATCAAGACCTCCGTGAGTTACACACTGTCCTACAGTGTCGAAGACGGCCTGTTGTTGGGAAGTGAAGCGCTCAATCTGACCGGCAACGATCTGGACAACGTGTTGACCGGCAACAGCGGCAACAACGTGCTGGATGGTGGCACCGGCATCGACACCATGATCGGCGGCGCGGGTAATGACACCTACATTCTGGATCAGGCTGCCGAGCTCGCCTTGATCCAGGAAGGTAATGATCCTGGCCGCGACTTGTTGAGCATTCAGTACAACGCGAAACAGAACAGTGTGGTCGATCTGAACCTGAGCAATCTGCTGAACGTGGAAAGCGTACGGATCAACGGCACTGGCGGTTTCAGTGTGCTCGGCAACGGCCAGGACAACAAATTGTTCGGCAACGCCGATGCCAACTATCTCAGTGGCGGTGCAGGCAATGACCAGCTCGATGGCGGGGCCGGCAATGACATTCTGCTCGGCGGCGGCGGCAAGGACACCCTGATCGGTGGCGCCGGCAGCGATCAGTTTGTCTTCAGCAACTTGAACGAAGTGGGAACCGGAAGCCTGAGTGACGTCATCAATGACTTCAACAGTCTGCAGGGCGACAAGATCGACCTGAGAATGTTTGACGCCAACCTGTTGCAAGACGGCATCAACGCGTTCTCCTTCATCGGTGCAGCCGATTTCACTGGCGCAGGCCAACTGCGCTTCGTCGACCACGTGCTGTCCGGTAACGTCAGCGGCAACGCCGGTGCGGACTTCGAGATCCAGCTGGTGGGTGTGAACAGCTTCAGCGCCAACGATCTGGTGGCCTGA
- a CDS encoding LuxR C-terminal-related transcriptional regulator, with amino-acid sequence MTDLSPLPDPASAAVATLDGRFFRPPLPDGYVLRPRLCERLSAGLGGRLLLVCAPAGFGKSSLAVEFCQSLPAHWQSLWLGLSPRDNDPGRFLERLLEGLQDYFPDLGSRALGLLKMRQRHQPFAFEEWLDGLLDELALQLQPTAPLLLVLDDYHLAQGPVLDRCLQFFLNHLPDGLLVMVTSRQRPDWHLARLRLSRQLLELHEQDLRLTHDEALTLLDRHSTSLRGEALENLIQRSEGWVAGLRFWLLAASEAGNEAALPQALNGGEGLIRDYLLEEVIDCLPVEVQAFLYDTAPQERFCSELCDAVREAHDSGEILRFLLAHQVFLVPLDEHGHWYRYHHLFSDLLRSRPIARAIVPAATLHLRACRWFNAQGLLDEAVEQALRAGHLDVAANLVQNLSEEQLLAEQNVGMLLRWKMDLPDSLLISTPRLIVLYSWALGLACQLDAAEELASHLSRFLPAPSASAQKSMLAQWLALSGIIARGRGHRELTQRYCSEALESLPVKRYGQRLMCLSTLSNLAIADGDLWRARGLNRESLELAQRVGNPLFEALAHYDRARVLQARGEILRALDEVHQGLDRLRGLSAQRLYAVRARLTLYEGFLLSMRLQPQQARARLLSGVAEARACRDISVLIGHCVIARLDGSSGEFAKAFAELAEAERLMHIWDVPPIYYLAMITLVKCELWLAQGRTDLAEAWLARLGQTYTGERAAAPPEFHPQLPLHVELQQALLDVIQGQPMLAEGRLNVLLENGQQTGRQLLCVMALAQKVALLLGAGREPEARRALGQALEAAAGGVIQPFDALIREYPDWLRSQLHASPALAGQQLLAHFPQVPARPVTESAAAEQLSSRELAVLRLIAQGCSNQEISEQLFISLHTVKTHASHINSKLGVERRTQAVARAKELGVLT; translated from the coding sequence ATGACTGATCTGTCCCCGCTTCCGGATCCTGCAAGCGCTGCCGTCGCGACACTGGACGGGCGTTTTTTTCGCCCGCCACTGCCCGACGGTTACGTTTTGCGACCGCGTCTGTGTGAACGCCTGAGTGCCGGGCTCGGTGGACGTCTGTTGCTGGTCTGCGCGCCTGCCGGGTTCGGCAAGAGTTCGCTGGCGGTGGAGTTCTGTCAGAGCCTGCCGGCGCACTGGCAAAGCCTGTGGCTGGGATTGAGCCCGCGTGATAACGATCCGGGGCGCTTTCTCGAGCGGTTGCTGGAAGGGCTGCAGGACTACTTTCCGGATCTGGGCAGTCGCGCGCTTGGCCTGTTGAAAATGCGCCAGCGTCATCAGCCCTTTGCCTTCGAAGAATGGCTCGACGGCTTGCTCGATGAGTTGGCCCTGCAGCTGCAACCGACGGCGCCGCTGTTGCTGGTGCTCGACGACTACCATCTCGCCCAAGGCCCGGTACTCGACCGTTGCCTGCAGTTTTTCCTCAATCATCTGCCCGATGGCTTGCTGGTCATGGTCACCAGTCGGCAGCGCCCGGACTGGCATCTGGCGCGCCTGCGCCTGTCGCGGCAACTGCTCGAACTGCATGAACAGGATCTGCGCCTGACCCATGACGAAGCCCTGACCCTGCTTGATCGGCATAGCACGTCGCTGCGTGGCGAAGCGCTGGAAAACCTGATTCAGCGCAGCGAAGGTTGGGTGGCCGGGCTGCGTTTCTGGTTGCTGGCGGCATCCGAAGCCGGCAACGAAGCCGCATTGCCGCAAGCGCTGAACGGCGGGGAAGGGCTGATTCGCGACTACCTGCTCGAAGAAGTCATCGATTGCCTGCCTGTCGAGGTGCAAGCGTTTCTCTACGACACCGCCCCTCAGGAGCGCTTTTGCAGCGAGCTGTGCGACGCGGTACGTGAAGCCCACGACAGCGGCGAAATCCTGCGGTTTCTGTTGGCGCATCAAGTGTTCCTGGTGCCGCTGGACGAGCACGGGCACTGGTATCGCTATCACCATCTGTTTTCCGATCTGTTGCGCAGCCGGCCCATCGCTCGGGCGATAGTGCCCGCCGCCACACTGCACCTGCGTGCCTGCCGCTGGTTCAATGCGCAGGGCCTGCTCGATGAAGCGGTCGAGCAGGCGCTGCGTGCCGGCCATCTGGATGTGGCGGCGAATCTGGTGCAGAACCTGTCTGAGGAACAACTGCTCGCCGAGCAGAACGTCGGCATGTTGCTGCGTTGGAAGATGGACCTGCCCGACAGCCTGCTGATCAGTACGCCGCGCTTGATCGTGCTCTATAGCTGGGCGCTGGGGCTGGCCTGTCAGCTGGATGCCGCTGAGGAGCTGGCCAGTCATTTAAGTCGCTTTCTGCCGGCGCCTTCGGCCTCTGCGCAGAAGTCGATGCTCGCGCAATGGCTGGCGCTTAGCGGGATCATCGCCCGTGGGCGTGGTCATCGTGAATTGACTCAACGCTACTGCAGCGAAGCGCTGGAAAGCCTGCCGGTGAAACGTTATGGGCAGCGACTGATGTGCCTGTCCACGTTATCCAATCTGGCGATTGCCGATGGCGACCTGTGGCGCGCCCGGGGCTTGAACCGTGAGTCCCTCGAGCTGGCGCAGCGGGTTGGCAATCCGTTGTTCGAAGCCTTGGCGCATTACGACCGGGCGCGGGTGTTGCAGGCCCGTGGCGAGATTCTGCGGGCACTGGATGAGGTGCATCAGGGCCTTGATCGTCTGCGCGGGTTGTCGGCGCAACGTCTGTACGCGGTGCGTGCGCGGCTGACGTTGTACGAAGGTTTTCTGTTGTCCATGCGCCTGCAACCACAGCAGGCCCGGGCTCGATTGCTGAGCGGTGTGGCCGAAGCGCGGGCCTGTCGCGATATCAGTGTGTTGATCGGCCACTGTGTGATCGCCCGTCTGGACGGCAGCTCAGGCGAGTTTGCCAAGGCCTTTGCCGAACTCGCTGAAGCCGAACGCCTGATGCATATCTGGGACGTGCCGCCGATCTACTACCTGGCAATGATCACCCTGGTCAAATGCGAGCTGTGGCTGGCGCAGGGCCGAACCGATCTGGCCGAGGCCTGGCTGGCGCGTCTGGGCCAGACCTATACCGGCGAGCGAGCAGCGGCGCCGCCGGAGTTTCATCCACAGTTGCCATTGCATGTCGAACTGCAGCAAGCGCTGCTCGATGTGATTCAGGGACAGCCGATGCTCGCCGAAGGGCGGTTGAATGTGCTGCTGGAAAACGGTCAGCAAACCGGTCGACAGTTGCTGTGTGTAATGGCGCTGGCGCAGAAGGTCGCCTTGTTGCTGGGCGCTGGCCGCGAACCCGAGGCGCGCAGGGCGTTGGGCCAGGCGCTGGAAGCGGCGGCTGGCGGCGTGATACAGCCGTTTGACGCACTGATCAGAGAATATCCGGACTGGTTGCGCAGCCAATTGCACGCCTCACCGGCGTTGGCAGGGCAGCAGTTGCTGGCGCATTTTCCGCAGGTGCCAGCACGGCCAGTCACTGAGTCCGCGGCTGCCGAACAACTCAGCAGCCGGGAGCTGGCGGTTCTGCGTTTGATTGCCCAAGGCTGTTCCAATCAGGAAATCAGCGAACAGCTGTTCATTTCGCTGCATACCGTGAAAACCCATGCCAGCCATATCAACAGCAAACTGGGGGTTGAGCGGCGTACGCAGGCGGTGGCGCGGGCCAAGGAACTGGGGGTTTTGACCTAA
- a CDS encoding DUF1329 domain-containing protein translates to MKITKSLFHAGVLGLSLLATSVMAAVPAAEADKLGKSLTPMGAEMAGNADGSIPAWKPLPKNAGTVDSKGFLSDPFGSEKPLFTITAQNVEQYKDKLAPGQYAMFKRYPDTFKIPVYPSHRGSTVPDDVFAAIKKNATTTNLVAGGNGLENFDTAVPFPIPKSGLEVIWNHITRYRGGSVTRLVTQATPQTNGSFSLVYFQDQFVFRDKMKDYDPANPGNILFYFKQKVTAPARLAGTVLLVHETLDQVKEPRKAWVYATGQRRVRQAPQVSYDGPGTAADGLRTSDNLDMYNGAPDRYDWKLEGKKEMYIASNSYKIDSPTLKYADIIKAGHINQDLTRYELRRVWHVVATLKPGQRHIYAKRDFYIDEDTWQAAVIDHYDGRGQLWRVAEAHAEDYYDKQVPWYALEALYDLQSGRYLALGMKNEEKQAYDFGFSATKSEFQPGNLGQDGIR, encoded by the coding sequence ATGAAAATAACAAAGAGTCTGTTCCACGCGGGTGTTCTGGGCTTGTCGCTGCTGGCGACCAGCGTCATGGCGGCCGTTCCCGCCGCCGAAGCCGACAAGCTGGGCAAGAGCCTGACCCCGATGGGCGCCGAAATGGCCGGCAACGCCGACGGTTCGATCCCGGCCTGGAAACCGCTGCCGAAAAATGCCGGCACGGTCGACAGCAAGGGCTTCCTGTCCGATCCGTTCGGCAGTGAAAAACCGCTGTTCACCATCACCGCGCAGAACGTCGAGCAGTACAAGGACAAGCTTGCACCGGGCCAGTACGCGATGTTCAAGCGCTACCCGGACACCTTCAAGATTCCGGTTTACCCGTCCCATCGCGGCTCGACCGTGCCGGATGACGTGTTCGCCGCGATCAAGAAAAACGCCACCACCACCAATCTCGTGGCGGGCGGCAACGGTCTGGAAAACTTCGATACCGCCGTGCCGTTCCCGATTCCGAAAAGCGGTCTGGAGGTGATCTGGAACCACATCACCCGCTACCGCGGTGGCAGCGTGACCCGTCTGGTGACCCAGGCGACGCCGCAAACCAACGGCTCGTTCAGCCTGGTGTATTTCCAGGACCAGTTCGTGTTCCGCGACAAGATGAAGGACTACGACCCGGCCAACCCGGGCAACATCCTGTTCTACTTCAAGCAGAAAGTGACTGCGCCGGCACGTCTGGCCGGTACCGTACTGCTGGTGCACGAAACCCTCGACCAGGTGAAGGAGCCGCGCAAGGCCTGGGTTTACGCCACTGGTCAGCGTCGTGTGCGTCAGGCACCGCAAGTATCGTATGACGGTCCGGGCACTGCGGCGGACGGTCTGCGTACCTCCGACAACCTCGACATGTACAACGGTGCGCCGGATCGCTACGACTGGAAGCTCGAAGGCAAGAAGGAGATGTACATTGCCTCCAACAGCTACAAGATCGACTCGCCGACCCTCAAGTACGCCGACATCATCAAGGCCGGCCATATCAACCAGGACCTGACCCGTTACGAGCTGCGTCGTGTCTGGCACGTGGTCGCCACCCTGAAACCGGGTCAGCGCCATATCTATGCCAAACGTGACTTCTACATCGACGAAGACACCTGGCAGGCAGCGGTCATCGACCACTACGATGGTCGCGGTCAGCTGTGGCGTGTGGCCGAGGCGCACGCCGAGGACTACTACGACAAGCAAGTACCGTGGTACGCGCTGGAAGCCCTGTACGACCTGCAATCGGGCCGCTACCTGGCGCTGGGCATGAAGAACGAAGAGAAACAGGCCTATGACTTCGGTTTCTCTGCCACCAAGAGCGAATTCCAGCCGGGCAACCTGGGCCAGGACGGTATCCGCTAA
- a CDS encoding DUF1302 domain-containing protein, with protein MTSVNQFWRRAKLPLAVSLASTLAGPAFGVSFNVGEIEGQFDSSLSLGMSISTQQPNKDLIGVNNGGKGLSQTSDNGHLNFKSGQAFSKIFKGIHDLELKYGDTGVFVRGKYWYDFALQNQDLEYKDVSNHNRDVAARSSGGQILDAFVYHNYSIADEPGSVRLGKQVVNWGESTFIGGGINSINPIDVSAFRRPGAEIKEGLIPVNMFYVSQSITENLSAEGFYQIDWQKTVTDNCGTFFSQPDIVTTGCDDNLRVLNKRSTIPGIALGPLAAAGVDVNEEGVLVRRSPNRNARDSGQWGVSAKYMFDPLATEFGAYFMNYHSRAPIFSATGAPQRIYNGVAALPGPFQALGPLVVAGNSNYFIEYPEDIRLYGLSFSTTLPTGTAWSGEVSYRPNAPVQLNSTDILFAGVRPLGGALTNASILNGVPGQDLHGYNRKEITQLQTTLTHFFDQVMGANRLTLVGEVGVTHVGGLESKSEARYGRDPVFGPGELPATGGLNTCSQILNNSTVNGAGPGASRDNVSSNCNNDGFTTATSWGYRARAIWDYSDVFAGVNLKPNVAWSHDVKGYSPGPGGNFEEGRKAISLGLDAEYQNTYTASLAYTNFFGGDYTTVDDRDFVALSVGVNF; from the coding sequence ATGACATCAGTAAACCAGTTCTGGCGCCGGGCTAAACTGCCTCTGGCCGTCAGTCTTGCCTCTACGCTCGCCGGGCCCGCATTCGGCGTCAGTTTCAACGTCGGTGAAATCGAAGGTCAGTTCGACTCCTCGCTCTCCCTGGGCATGAGTATCTCGACTCAGCAGCCGAACAAGGACCTTATTGGTGTCAACAACGGCGGCAAGGGCCTGTCCCAGACCTCCGATAACGGCCACCTGAACTTCAAGAGCGGGCAAGCGTTCTCGAAGATCTTCAAGGGCATCCATGATCTCGAATTGAAATACGGCGACACCGGGGTCTTCGTCCGGGGCAAATACTGGTACGACTTCGCGCTGCAGAATCAGGACCTGGAATACAAAGACGTCAGCAACCACAACCGCGACGTCGCAGCGCGCTCCTCCGGCGGGCAGATCCTCGACGCCTTCGTTTACCACAACTACTCGATCGCCGATGAGCCGGGTTCGGTGCGTCTGGGCAAGCAGGTGGTGAACTGGGGTGAAAGTACCTTCATCGGCGGCGGCATCAACTCGATCAACCCAATCGACGTGTCTGCGTTCCGTCGTCCGGGTGCCGAGATCAAGGAAGGCCTGATCCCGGTCAACATGTTCTACGTGTCCCAGAGCATCACCGAAAACCTCTCGGCCGAAGGTTTCTACCAGATCGACTGGCAGAAGACCGTGACCGACAACTGCGGCACGTTCTTCTCGCAGCCGGACATCGTCACCACCGGTTGCGACGACAACCTGCGGGTGCTGAACAAGCGTTCGACCATTCCGGGCATTGCGCTCGGGCCGTTGGCCGCCGCCGGCGTGGATGTCAACGAAGAAGGCGTGCTGGTGCGCCGTTCGCCTAACCGCAATGCGCGCGACAGTGGGCAATGGGGCGTTTCCGCCAAGTACATGTTCGACCCGCTGGCCACCGAATTCGGCGCCTACTTCATGAACTACCACAGCCGTGCGCCGATCTTCAGCGCCACCGGCGCGCCACAACGTATCTATAACGGTGTGGCGGCATTGCCGGGGCCGTTCCAGGCGCTGGGGCCACTGGTCGTCGCAGGCAACTCGAACTACTTCATCGAATACCCTGAAGATATTCGCCTGTACGGTCTGAGCTTCTCCACCACCCTGCCTACCGGTACGGCGTGGAGCGGTGAGGTCAGCTACCGGCCGAATGCGCCGGTGCAGTTGAACTCCACCGACATTCTGTTCGCCGGCGTACGTCCGCTGGGTGGCGCGTTGACCAACGCGTCGATTCTCAACGGCGTGCCGGGCCAGGACCTGCACGGCTACAACCGCAAGGAAATCACCCAACTGCAAACCACCCTGACGCACTTCTTCGATCAGGTGATGGGCGCCAACCGTCTGACCCTGGTAGGTGAAGTCGGTGTGACCCATGTCGGTGGTCTGGAAAGCAAATCCGAAGCCCGTTACGGCCGCGACCCGGTGTTCGGCCCGGGTGAGCTGCCTGCCACGGGTGGTCTCAATACCTGCTCGCAGATCCTCAACAACTCCACCGTCAACGGTGCCGGTCCAGGGGCTTCGCGCGATAACGTTTCCAGCAACTGCAACAACGACGGTTTCACCACGGCCACCTCATGGGGCTATCGCGCTCGGGCCATCTGGGATTACAGCGACGTGTTCGCCGGTGTGAACCTCAAGCCGAACGTGGCCTGGTCGCATGACGTGAAAGGTTACTCGCCAGGTCCTGGCGGCAACTTCGAGGAAGGTCGCAAGGCCATCAGCCTCGGTCTCGATGCCGAATACCAGAACACCTACACCGCAAGCCTGGCCTACACCAACTTCTTTGGCGGCGACTACACGACCGTGGACGATCGTGACTTCGTGGCCTTGAGCGTCGGCGTGAACTTCTAA